The Lacipirellula parvula genome window below encodes:
- a CDS encoding histidine phosphatase family protein: MSAKLPIIYLARHGQTAWSKSGQHTGLTDIPLLLEGEYDAERLGARLQKLEFAAVWTSPLVRASRTCELAGFGGVATVDRDLVEWDYGEYEGLKNAEIVARQPGWRIYRDGCPGGESTEQVAARADRVLERARAAGGNVLLFSSGHFTRMLGARWIGLPPQHAELFTLATASLSALGYEHNVNEPVIQLWNDVSHYEE; the protein is encoded by the coding sequence ATGAGTGCGAAGTTGCCGATCATTTACCTTGCTCGTCACGGCCAGACGGCGTGGAGCAAGTCGGGGCAGCATACGGGGCTGACCGACATTCCGCTGTTGCTGGAGGGGGAATACGACGCCGAACGATTGGGCGCGCGGTTGCAAAAGCTGGAGTTCGCGGCGGTGTGGACGAGTCCGCTCGTGCGGGCGTCGCGGACGTGCGAGTTGGCCGGCTTTGGCGGCGTGGCGACGGTTGATCGCGATCTCGTCGAGTGGGACTACGGCGAGTACGAGGGGCTGAAGAATGCCGAGATCGTCGCGCGGCAACCGGGCTGGCGGATCTATCGCGATGGTTGCCCCGGGGGGGAATCGACGGAGCAAGTGGCGGCTCGCGCGGATCGCGTGCTGGAGCGGGCTCGCGCGGCAGGGGGCAACGTGCTGCTATTTTCGAGCGGGCACTTCACGCGGATGCTCGGGGCGCGGTGGATCGGACTGCCGCCGCAGCATGCGGAGTTGTTCACGCTTGCGACGGCGAGCTTGAGTGCGCTCGGATACGAGCACAATGTGAACGAGCCGGTCATTCAGTTGTGGAATGACGTTTCGCACTATGAAGAGTGA
- the clcA gene encoding H(+)/Cl(-) exchange transporter ClcA — translation MPPPLKSADSTESSAATAGLAPLAALSLVVGSASGLMGALFRRSLEWADRQRNALADWAQAEEWLGLAVLVVAGAAATGLAAWLVRRFSPEASGSGIPHVEAVLNKRKPQAPLRLIPVKFIGGVLAIGAGLALGREGPTVQMGASIAHFIGRVGRRNVDDCLTLLAAGAGAGLATAFNAPIAGAVFVIEELLRRFETRSSIATLGASASAIAVSRLILGQGPDFTLHDPRYPGTGAIFFFLGLGLITGIAGVAYCRAILGSLTFGAKLTRVPVELQAAAIGASVGALAWFAPNWVGGGEALTEQTLTTTFPVGLLFGMLVVRFVLGPVSYAARTPGGLFAPMLAVGTQIGVIYGMIVGGWFPTIESHPASAGVVGMASFFTAVVRAPLTGIVLVIEMTGNFTLLLPMLSACFGAMLAATVLREPPIYDSLADHKSGK, via the coding sequence TTGCCGCCGCCGCTGAAATCCGCCGACTCGACTGAATCTAGCGCCGCGACCGCGGGGCTCGCGCCGCTGGCTGCGTTGTCGCTGGTCGTGGGGAGCGCCTCGGGATTGATGGGCGCGCTGTTTCGCCGATCGCTCGAATGGGCCGACCGCCAGCGGAACGCGCTTGCCGATTGGGCCCAAGCCGAGGAGTGGCTGGGGCTTGCGGTGCTCGTGGTCGCCGGCGCGGCGGCGACGGGACTGGCGGCGTGGCTCGTGCGGCGGTTCTCGCCCGAGGCGTCGGGAAGCGGCATCCCTCATGTGGAAGCGGTGCTGAACAAGCGGAAGCCGCAGGCGCCGCTCCGTTTAATCCCAGTAAAATTCATCGGCGGCGTGCTCGCCATCGGCGCGGGGCTCGCGCTCGGCCGCGAAGGGCCGACGGTGCAAATGGGGGCGAGCATCGCCCACTTCATCGGTCGCGTCGGCCGTCGCAACGTTGACGATTGCTTGACGCTGCTCGCGGCGGGCGCAGGGGCCGGATTGGCGACGGCGTTCAACGCTCCGATCGCCGGCGCTGTGTTTGTCATCGAGGAGCTGTTGCGGCGATTTGAAACGCGATCGTCGATCGCGACGCTCGGCGCTTCCGCGAGTGCGATTGCCGTGAGCCGGCTCATTTTAGGGCAGGGGCCGGACTTTACCTTGCACGATCCGCGCTACCCCGGCACGGGGGCGATCTTCTTCTTCCTGGGGTTAGGGCTGATCACCGGCATCGCGGGCGTCGCTTATTGCCGCGCGATTTTAGGGTCGCTCACGTTCGGCGCGAAGCTGACGCGCGTGCCCGTCGAACTGCAAGCGGCGGCGATTGGCGCGTCGGTCGGCGCGCTGGCATGGTTCGCCCCCAATTGGGTCGGTGGCGGCGAAGCCCTCACTGAGCAAACGCTCACGACGACGTTCCCGGTCGGATTGCTCTTTGGAATGCTTGTCGTGCGGTTTGTGCTGGGGCCGGTGTCGTACGCGGCCCGCACGCCGGGCGGGCTGTTCGCGCCGATGCTCGCCGTCGGCACGCAAATCGGCGTCATCTACGGGATGATTGTCGGCGGCTGGTTCCCGACGATCGAATCGCACCCCGCCTCGGCCGGCGTCGTCGGCATGGCGTCGTTCTTTACGGCGGTGGTGCGAGCGCCGCTCACCGGCATCGTGCTGGTGATCGAGATGACTGGCAATTTTACGTTGCTGCTGCCGATGCTCTCCGCCTGCTTTGGGGCGATGCTCGCGGCGACGGTGTTGCGCGAGCCGCCGATTTACGACTCGCTGGCGGACCACAAGTCGGGGAAGTGA
- a CDS encoding ELWxxDGT repeat protein, which translates to MSTKQVRRPLFRLAPLSRRLALEPLEARQLLASDFQLLKDVNTTPAAIGSDPANIVEVGALAFFTASTQANGVELWKSDGTAAGTVLVKDIFPGLTDSSPASLTNVSGTLYFTALDATGGRELWKSDGTEAGTTRVKDIRLGPDDSTPRLLTNVGGTLYFTANDGTGGVELWKSNGTATGTVLVKDIRAGASDSSPSALTNVNGTLYFAANDGTSGIELWKSNGSAAGTVRVKDIRAGSISSGIDKLTNVGGTLYFAASEGSSGVELWKSNGTDAGTVRVKDVTSGATSSSPNNFVDVGGKLYFTAYDGANGGGVWKSDGTEAGTVRVAGGVPGANFTNFGNLRNVGGTLYFVASGQDSGVELWKIDGTNAGTAPILDIRPGSASSFPKYLTNVAGTLFFTANDGTSGDELWKSDGTTIGTTRVKNTPVAAEGSRTPSLRAVGGLLYFSANDGINGRELWISDGSAAGTVPVKEIRYGSMGSTPGNLTKIGQTLYFTANDGTSGEELWKSDGTAAGTVRIKDVNPGALGSSPSHLTEVGGTLYFTADDGTSGRELWKSDGTEAGTVRVKDIAAGSLASLSASSNTFLVNVGGVLYFTASDPNFGMELWKSNGTAAGTTRVKDINPDSDSSPAHLINMGGTLYFTANDGSTGRELWKSDGTLAGTVRVKDIRAGALGAFGSTFLSKQNVLVEVAGILYFNADDGATGRELWKSDGTSAGTVRIKDIEPGVNGSSPANLTKVGDTLYFSSSGRVSGYGLWKSDGTESGTVIVIDSHVDNLASNPRYLTNVGGTLYFAAYDGPGIDDVPSNVELWKSDGTEAGTIRIKDIHAGSLPSYPASLTNVGGRLYFTADDGASGRELWTSDGTEAGTKLVHDFAPGEPGSDPASIVAVNGRLFVVATTEWYGGEIWVANLAEPPLAGDYNRDGVVNGSDFLAWQRQYGSQATPLGSGADGNGNGSVDAGDLTIWKQNFGATAPLLATSAAPSVANDSAAVMAMEPMSNEALAKEDFASPRPASEFAPAEASAVDAFYASGDLMHLFSDARSEAWGRKKRLGSRLRMGA; encoded by the coding sequence ATGTCGACCAAACAAGTTCGCCGTCCGCTGTTCCGCCTCGCTCCGCTCAGCCGACGATTGGCATTGGAACCGCTCGAAGCGCGTCAGCTGCTGGCGAGTGATTTTCAGTTGCTGAAGGACGTCAACACGACGCCGGCGGCCATTGGGTCGGATCCCGCAAATATTGTGGAAGTCGGCGCGCTTGCCTTCTTCACGGCATCGACGCAAGCGAACGGCGTCGAACTCTGGAAGAGCGACGGCACGGCGGCGGGAACTGTGCTCGTGAAGGACATTTTCCCAGGGCTTACGGATTCTTCTCCCGCCTCTTTGACGAACGTAAGCGGGACGCTCTATTTCACGGCGCTCGATGCAACTGGAGGCCGTGAATTATGGAAGAGCGACGGGACCGAAGCGGGAACCACCCGCGTGAAAGATATTCGGCTTGGCCCGGATGATTCGACTCCTCGCCTCCTGACCAACGTCGGCGGAACGCTCTACTTCACAGCCAATGACGGCACTGGCGGCGTCGAACTTTGGAAGAGCAACGGAACCGCGACGGGAACCGTCCTCGTCAAAGACATCCGCGCCGGCGCGAGCGATTCCTCGCCCAGCGCCCTAACAAACGTCAACGGCACGCTCTACTTCGCCGCCAACGACGGAACTAGCGGCATTGAACTTTGGAAAAGCAACGGCAGCGCGGCGGGGACCGTTCGCGTCAAAGATATTCGCGCAGGTTCGATATCCTCCGGAATAGACAAACTGACGAACGTTGGAGGGACGCTCTACTTTGCCGCCTCCGAAGGATCTAGCGGAGTCGAACTCTGGAAAAGCAATGGAACCGACGCGGGCACGGTTCGCGTCAAGGACGTCACCTCCGGCGCGACTAGTTCTTCTCCCAACAACTTCGTCGACGTCGGAGGCAAGCTTTACTTCACTGCCTACGACGGCGCCAACGGCGGCGGCGTGTGGAAGAGCGACGGCACCGAGGCGGGAACCGTCCGCGTGGCAGGCGGCGTTCCAGGAGCTAATTTTACCAATTTTGGTAATCTCCGAAACGTCGGAGGGACGCTGTACTTTGTCGCCAGCGGCCAAGATAGTGGCGTCGAACTCTGGAAAATCGACGGAACGAACGCCGGGACCGCGCCTATTTTGGATATTAGGCCAGGTTCAGCCAGCTCTTTCCCAAAATATTTAACGAACGTGGCTGGGACGCTGTTCTTCACTGCCAACGATGGCACGAGCGGCGACGAACTGTGGAAGAGCGACGGAACCACGATTGGGACCACCCGCGTCAAGAACACCCCGGTAGCAGCAGAGGGTTCCCGCACTCCTTCGCTACGAGCCGTCGGGGGACTGCTCTACTTTTCGGCCAACGACGGCATCAATGGCCGCGAGCTTTGGATAAGCGATGGTTCTGCTGCGGGAACCGTGCCCGTCAAAGAGATTCGTTACGGCTCGATGGGCTCGACCCCCGGAAATCTGACAAAAATTGGACAGACGCTCTACTTCACAGCGAACGACGGCACGAGCGGCGAAGAACTCTGGAAAAGCGACGGGACCGCTGCCGGCACGGTACGAATCAAAGACGTCAATCCCGGAGCGTTGGGATCTTCGCCTAGCCACTTAACCGAGGTCGGAGGAACGCTCTACTTCACGGCCGACGACGGGACCAGTGGCCGCGAACTTTGGAAGAGCGACGGAACGGAAGCGGGAACCGTTCGCGTGAAGGACATTGCGGCGGGCTCGCTTGCGTCGCTTTCTGCGTCCTCGAACACCTTTCTGGTGAACGTTGGCGGGGTGCTCTACTTCACGGCCAGCGACCCGAACTTTGGCATGGAGTTATGGAAGAGCAACGGCACTGCGGCCGGGACGACCAGAGTCAAGGACATCAACCCCGACTCGGACTCCTCTCCTGCGCATCTGATCAATATGGGAGGAACGCTCTATTTCACCGCCAACGACGGATCGACAGGCCGAGAGCTTTGGAAGAGTGACGGCACTTTGGCCGGAACTGTCCGCGTGAAGGATATCCGCGCAGGGGCGCTTGGTGCGTTTGGGTCGACCTTCTTAAGCAAGCAGAATGTCCTAGTAGAAGTCGCTGGCATTCTTTACTTTAATGCCGACGACGGGGCAACCGGCCGCGAACTTTGGAAGAGCGACGGAACGTCTGCGGGTACAGTGCGAATTAAGGATATCGAGCCTGGCGTAAATGGTTCTTCACCCGCCAACCTTACAAAAGTAGGGGACACGCTCTATTTTTCCTCCTCCGGAAGAGTCAGCGGCTATGGCCTCTGGAAGAGCGACGGGACCGAATCCGGCACTGTGATCGTGATTGATAGCCACGTCGATAACCTTGCTTCCAACCCTCGCTATTTGACAAATGTAGGCGGGACGCTCTACTTCGCCGCTTATGACGGTCCCGGCATTGACGATGTGCCGAGCAACGTCGAGCTCTGGAAGAGTGACGGAACCGAAGCCGGAACAATCCGCATTAAGGACATCCACGCTGGATCGCTTCCTTCCTATCCCGCCAGCCTGACCAACGTGGGCGGGAGGCTCTACTTCACCGCCGATGACGGGGCAAGCGGCCGTGAGCTTTGGACAAGCGACGGCACCGAGGCGGGAACCAAACTGGTTCATGATTTCGCCCCCGGCGAACCAGGCAGCGATCCTGCCAGCATCGTCGCAGTCAACGGCCGGCTATTCGTCGTCGCCACGACCGAATGGTATGGCGGTGAAATCTGGGTCGCCAATCTCGCGGAGCCCCCGCTCGCCGGCGACTACAATCGCGACGGAGTCGTCAACGGGAGCGATTTCCTAGCATGGCAACGACAGTACGGCTCGCAGGCGACTCCGCTCGGCAGCGGGGCCGACGGCAACGGCAACGGCAGCGTCGACGCGGGCGATCTCACAATCTGGAAGCAGAATTTCGGCGCGACGGCTCCGTTATTAGCGACGTCCGCCGCTCCTTCAGTCGCCAACGACAGCGCGGCAGTCATGGCGATGGAGCCAATGAGCAATGAGGCACTCGCCAAAGAGGATTTCGCCAGCCCGCGGCCGGCAAGCGAATTCGCACCCGCTGAAGCGTCCGCCGTCGACGCGTTCTACGCAAGCGGCGATCTAATGCACCTGTTCAGCGACGCCCGCTCGGAAGCGTGGGGGCGGAAGAAGAGGCTCGGCAGCAGGCTTCGAATGGGTGCATAG
- a CDS encoding LamG-like jellyroll fold domain-containing protein has translation MSFTTYRLNHSLSRRLLYAVVVAASAIAPLSASAAEVAYWRHEEGVAGQRVPDGPNTVLDASGNGNHMQTFSSAAAPFTAATYTTDVSPLALRSGAPNLLSLDFGPNPSQGTDDGGGQNDDNYTAGKPVQEQYFSTVTYELAFNMNAVGGYQALFGKDGKPLDSPVPPLKFLVRGDDFPGGVLNQLFVEWIDGNGVIHNLATHETVVAGEWNHVAFTLNATDAQLWVAGETGNYVLKDSITGGSFANGLGEVIVFGNTSYTIGRGMFDNNVTDWANAKIDEVRISDAVLTPDQFLFVPAPAADADFDGNGVVNGADFLIWQRGFGPSGTPTTGDANGNGTVDAADLAIWKAQFGGAPNVSAVPEPATLALGAMGIGVMALAARRRS, from the coding sequence ATGTCATTCACCACTTACCGTTTGAACCATTCGCTCTCCCGCCGCCTGCTCTATGCGGTGGTTGTCGCCGCCAGCGCGATCGCTCCGCTCTCGGCCAGCGCCGCCGAAGTCGCCTACTGGCGGCATGAAGAAGGGGTCGCCGGCCAGCGCGTCCCCGATGGCCCGAACACGGTGCTCGACGCTTCGGGCAACGGCAACCACATGCAAACCTTCTCGTCGGCAGCCGCGCCCTTTACGGCGGCGACGTACACGACCGACGTGTCGCCGCTCGCCCTCCGCAGCGGCGCCCCCAACTTGCTGTCGCTCGACTTCGGGCCGAATCCCTCGCAAGGAACTGACGACGGCGGCGGCCAGAACGATGACAACTACACGGCCGGCAAGCCCGTCCAAGAGCAGTACTTCAGCACCGTCACTTACGAGCTCGCGTTCAACATGAACGCCGTCGGCGGCTACCAGGCCCTGTTCGGTAAAGATGGCAAGCCGCTCGATAGTCCCGTCCCGCCGCTGAAATTCCTCGTCCGCGGCGACGACTTCCCCGGCGGCGTGCTCAATCAACTCTTCGTCGAATGGATCGACGGCAACGGCGTCATCCACAACCTCGCGACGCACGAAACGGTCGTGGCGGGCGAATGGAACCATGTCGCCTTCACGCTCAACGCGACTGATGCGCAACTGTGGGTCGCCGGAGAAACGGGCAATTACGTCCTCAAAGATTCGATCACTGGCGGCAGTTTCGCGAACGGCCTCGGCGAGGTAATCGTCTTCGGCAATACCTCGTATACGATCGGCCGCGGCATGTTTGACAACAACGTCACCGACTGGGCCAACGCGAAGATCGACGAGGTTCGCATTAGCGACGCCGTGCTGACGCCTGATCAGTTCCTATTCGTCCCCGCTCCGGCGGCCGACGCCGACTTCGACGGCAACGGCGTCGTCAACGGCGCCGACTTCCTCATCTGGCAGCGCGGCTTTGGCCCGTCGGGCACGCCGACCACCGGCGACGCGAACGGCAACGGCACGGTCGACGCAGCCGACCTGGCGATTTGGAAAGCCCAGTTCGGCGGCGCGCCGAACGTGAGCGCCGTCCCCGAACCGGCGACGCTGGCCCTCGGCGCTATGGGCATTGGCGTGATGGCCCTCGCCGCCCGCCGCCGAAGCTAG
- a CDS encoding HdeD family acid-resistance protein: MDSPTANVPGPFRTVIAAEVETLRHHWKWFLALGIGMVVLGTISLGCSVLTTVVAVVAFGFLMIAGGIAEIISAFWAGKWSGTLIHLLIGILYTVVGIMIVDTPLQSAEQLTLLLAFFLVISGILRIVFALSEQFTGWGWVLLNGAVTLMLGMLIYKGWPESGLWVIGLFIGIEMIFNGWAWIMLSLALKPRDVK, encoded by the coding sequence ATGGACAGCCCCACCGCCAACGTCCCCGGCCCGTTCCGCACCGTCATCGCCGCTGAAGTCGAAACGCTTCGCCATCATTGGAAGTGGTTCCTCGCCCTCGGCATCGGCATGGTCGTCCTCGGCACGATCTCGCTCGGCTGCTCGGTGCTGACCACCGTCGTCGCCGTCGTCGCCTTCGGCTTCTTGATGATCGCCGGCGGCATTGCCGAAATCATCAGCGCCTTCTGGGCCGGCAAGTGGAGCGGCACGCTCATCCACTTGCTCATCGGCATCCTCTACACCGTCGTCGGCATCATGATCGTCGACACGCCGCTGCAAAGCGCCGAACAGCTGACGCTGCTGCTGGCGTTCTTCCTCGTGATCAGCGGCATCCTCCGCATCGTCTTCGCCCTCAGCGAACAATTCACCGGTTGGGGTTGGGTGCTGCTCAACGGCGCCGTCACCCTGATGCTCGGCATGTTGATCTACAAAGGCTGGCCCGAATCGGGCCTGTGGGTCATCGGCCTGTTCATCGGCATCGAAATGATCTTCAACGGCTGGGCCTGGATCATGCTCTCGCTCGCTCTGAAGCCGCGTGACGTGAAGTAA
- a CDS encoding PA14 domain-containing protein — protein MKATGSAGGRCTGELKRTTSTGGAGGFDAVPLAVLYGQPHRRSRRSFVRAGAAVYRKGIMIPPARRAAALRSACRSLRFESLETRQVLSGSGLTAQYFHNENLTGLAFERVEQPNFVWGTTPPAPGVDPTAFSARWFGRVEATSTDTYTFHTVSDDGVRVWVDGQLLIDDWNVQGSRLESGAIALQAGQQYDIQVEYFNVAGNSTFRLQWSSPSQTRQNIPASQLYASPSGLLGAYADSSGNVIERVDQTIDFDWGTGTPIVGIPADGFGVTWTGFVRPDFSDAYQFRITSDERVRLWIGNELLIDNWTPHPVAVDLGAKQLEAGKWYEIRIEYGDVTGQAEIELAWQSDRQTNGAFEAVAADHLSAAKPAQLTATNPLGPGQDPFVIQWEGQYLHVRSAGNGVWIDRAEHLEDIHPSDPASVSKKVWTAPAGTNYSGQIWAPELHHINGKWYIYVTASDGVNNSTHRMHVLERDAADPFGAFVYKGQLAATTDRFAIDGTVLQWADKLYFIWSGWPGTVDGQQNLYIAEMSNAWTISGERAVLSVPTYNWERFGLPINEGPQVLIHEGKLHIIYSGSGYWRDEYALGRITYNGVGPIMSASSWVKSPTPVFKQAGDIVGTGHASFVKSPDGTEDWIVYHAHHDPNNWQDDRDILIQQFTFNADGTPNFGTPIPKTTPVVVPSGYVDPERPFVAGDFDASGITNAADLAVFKGSFGQTITPGISADADGNGIVDGADFLYWQRNYGAQATATVAVASTASTVPASSAASTPAAIIAETPTFTPPNPAPHTARLSGDELIDSAFAANAYGPALSLQTLESKNSTPQANVEESIRQRGDSAVHASHSIEPNPTDDKRRRHAHHAPASPEQNAEAPDAPPEPADSLHFPDLWSASES, from the coding sequence ATGAAAGCCACCGGCTCCGCCGGTGGACGATGTACCGGCGAACTGAAACGAACTACGTCCACCGGCGGAGCCGGTGGCTTTGATGCCGTTCCGCTCGCTGTCCTCTACGGCCAACCGCACCGCCGCTCCCGCCGATCGTTTGTCCGCGCGGGAGCGGCGGTCTATCGTAAGGGAATCATGATCCCCCCTGCCCGTCGCGCCGCCGCACTCCGCTCCGCCTGTCGTTCGTTGCGATTCGAATCGCTCGAAACACGGCAAGTCCTCTCGGGCTCCGGGCTCACCGCGCAATACTTCCACAACGAAAATCTCACCGGACTCGCCTTCGAGCGCGTGGAGCAACCCAACTTTGTGTGGGGGACGACTCCGCCAGCGCCGGGCGTCGATCCCACGGCGTTCAGCGCACGTTGGTTCGGGCGAGTCGAGGCGACGAGTACCGACACTTACACCTTTCACACCGTCAGCGACGACGGCGTCCGCGTGTGGGTCGACGGCCAACTGCTGATCGACGACTGGAACGTCCAAGGCTCGCGACTCGAGTCGGGCGCCATCGCGCTGCAAGCCGGCCAGCAGTACGACATTCAGGTCGAGTACTTCAACGTCGCCGGCAACTCGACATTCCGGCTACAGTGGTCGAGCCCCAGCCAAACGCGACAAAATATTCCGGCGTCGCAACTCTACGCGAGCCCGTCGGGACTGCTCGGCGCCTACGCCGACTCGTCCGGGAATGTGATCGAGCGCGTCGACCAAACGATCGACTTCGATTGGGGAACCGGGACGCCAATCGTCGGTATTCCGGCCGACGGCTTTGGAGTCACTTGGACCGGCTTCGTGAGGCCCGACTTCAGCGACGCCTATCAGTTTCGCATCACGAGCGACGAGCGCGTACGGCTCTGGATCGGCAACGAACTGCTGATCGACAACTGGACGCCCCATCCCGTCGCCGTCGATCTCGGCGCTAAGCAACTCGAAGCGGGCAAGTGGTACGAGATCCGCATCGAGTACGGGGACGTGACCGGGCAAGCGGAGATCGAACTGGCGTGGCAAAGCGACCGACAAACGAACGGCGCGTTTGAAGCGGTTGCCGCCGACCATCTAAGCGCCGCGAAGCCCGCGCAACTCACCGCGACTAATCCGCTCGGCCCCGGCCAAGATCCGTTCGTCATCCAGTGGGAGGGGCAATACCTGCATGTCCGCTCGGCCGGCAACGGCGTCTGGATCGATCGGGCCGAGCATCTCGAAGACATCCATCCGAGCGACCCGGCGAGCGTCAGCAAGAAGGTGTGGACGGCGCCCGCCGGCACGAATTACTCCGGCCAAATCTGGGCGCCCGAGCTCCATCACATCAACGGCAAGTGGTACATCTACGTCACCGCTTCCGATGGCGTTAATAACTCCACGCATCGGATGCACGTCCTCGAACGCGACGCCGCCGATCCATTTGGGGCGTTTGTCTACAAGGGGCAACTCGCGGCGACGACCGATCGCTTCGCCATCGACGGCACCGTGCTGCAGTGGGCCGACAAGCTCTACTTCATCTGGTCGGGTTGGCCCGGCACGGTCGACGGGCAGCAGAATCTCTACATCGCCGAGATGTCGAACGCCTGGACGATCAGCGGCGAGCGAGCGGTGCTCTCCGTGCCGACCTACAACTGGGAGCGTTTTGGCCTGCCGATCAACGAGGGGCCGCAAGTCCTCATCCATGAGGGGAAGCTCCACATCATCTACTCCGGCAGCGGCTACTGGCGGGACGAGTACGCGCTCGGCCGGATCACCTACAACGGCGTCGGGCCGATCATGAGCGCCAGCTCGTGGGTGAAGTCGCCGACGCCCGTCTTCAAACAAGCGGGCGACATCGTCGGCACCGGGCATGCATCGTTCGTGAAGTCGCCTGATGGAACCGAAGACTGGATCGTCTACCACGCCCACCACGATCCGAACAACTGGCAAGACGACCGCGACATTCTCATTCAGCAGTTCACCTTCAATGCCGACGGCACGCCGAACTTCGGCACGCCGATTCCGAAGACGACGCCGGTCGTCGTCCCCTCCGGCTACGTCGATCCTGAACGGCCCTTCGTCGCCGGCGACTTTGATGCGAGCGGCATCACGAACGCCGCCGATCTTGCGGTGTTCAAAGGTTCGTTCGGCCAAACGATCACGCCCGGCATCTCGGCCGACGCGGACGGCAACGGCATCGTCGACGGCGCCGACTTTTTGTATTGGCAGCGGAACTACGGCGCCCAAGCGACGGCAACGGTGGCGGTGGCGTCGACCGCTTCAACGGTCCCGGCAAGCAGCGCAGCTTCAACGCCAGCGGCAATCATCGCCGAAACCCCAACCTTCACTCCGCCAAATCCCGCGCCGCACACAGCCCGACTCTCTGGCGATGAACTCATCGACTCAGCATTCGCCGCCAACGCATACGGCCCAGCACTATCGCTGCAAACACTTGAGAGCAAAAATTCGACGCCGCAGGCAAATGTCGAAGAGTCCATTCGACAGCGCGGCGATTCGGCTGTTCACGCTTCGCACTCCATCGAGCCAAATCCCACCGACGACAAGCGACGCCGGCACGCCCACCACGCGCCAGCCTCCCCAGAGCAAAATGCAGAAGCGCCGGACGCCCCGCCGGAGCCCGCCGACTCGCTTCACTTCCCCGACTTGTGGTCCGCCAGCGAGTCGTAA
- a CDS encoding DUF2892 domain-containing protein produces the protein MIPSTVDRVPQQTAAHVNEQIRRQTDASIARTMTAGPAAIRERLAELDREWDIERLLETNASTAILVGSALGAFVDKRFFAVPAVIAAFLLQHAIQGWCPPLPVLRRLGVRTADEINREREALKRALEHDRMGRRAS, from the coding sequence ATGATCCCCTCCACCGTAGACCGCGTGCCGCAGCAGACGGCGGCCCATGTGAATGAGCAGATTCGGCGGCAAACGGACGCTAGCATCGCCCGGACGATGACGGCGGGGCCGGCGGCGATTCGCGAGCGGTTGGCAGAGCTCGATCGCGAGTGGGACATCGAGCGGCTGCTCGAGACGAACGCCTCAACGGCCATCTTGGTCGGTTCGGCGCTAGGGGCGTTTGTCGACAAGCGATTTTTCGCCGTGCCGGCGGTGATCGCAGCGTTTCTGTTGCAGCATGCGATTCAGGGTTGGTGCCCGCCGCTGCCGGTGCTGCGGCGACTCGGCGTGCGGACGGCGGATGAAATCAATCGCGAACGCGAGGCGCTGAAGCGGGCGCTGGAGCATGATCGCATGGGGCGGCGGGCTTCTTGA